The following are from one region of the Oscarella lobularis chromosome 3, ooOscLobu1.1, whole genome shotgun sequence genome:
- the LOC136185338 gene encoding voltage-dependent calcium channel subunit alpha-2/delta-2-like — MRTVFLLLVSIASVCKGAVNVQYCPFFGNRAPSPQANLENCTWFSDMSCCRNEEISSIFPTVLPPDKASKSCLDYIRFQMCFVCDPQQANYYANDRLTLCEEYCNDMYSACSGAQLEGQTIGDAYSTGKEYCQALSFDVVSQTTGECFTFDPANAGSRLLPSSVVLLLLASFLGLFDRRYFGILIVVLSLLVVRGRGQALTSADVKTWAQAIGSQLTGLARDGLKVADTQRAFDMNSFLSENISGLEMVKRIASGLEAFFNQKQKAVQALADEAEKLYQDFERSDYYVSPDDSSRTVTPNTGLRTDYSDADFPNSLLQTSYSDVFKQKVSFNRSVIKLPDAVSRSDARVAAEIRWTNGLDDLFKKNYQSDSSLRWQYFATTRGMIRVYPSYEWGRNFAGFHRDYDPRIRPWYVSSTSGPKNVMIILDCSSSMVGTRWQIAKAAAKTILNTLTQQDYVNVICTRDSYYSYYSHYRYRTSRTLGCLKSGLLPATTSVKRDLMEKIDEIEPDGRSLFVDGFRMAMNVFQFSQPPLKGSCQNVAIFLTDGLRQDGNDVRCEPGYYTYSYSNGHTTRTYHPGKKCNEEWDEVWEEVAGRNPISDKVHFFAYSVVSGDSGKSLPSRLACENYGSYGELYSPFNTYENLTNYYDFLAQSTKATSMVWTAPYVDVFGLGLLVTIAVPVFSSDQRVVGVMAVDATLEGIENLLNARTWGSVYSFLINKDGETVVHPRLKPSAELIDDPVYPKIEELEQNDGKPTAFSTVLTNMLAGKNGSFAVTGPRFVAKGDFQDGFEYVTTKSTYYYAPVKTTDYYMAINIPEIDTQYHQANEPNNVDMLPTTYYYRIDEYNGILRNDFPDASRILGIRQGEVGYADLTISVEKSVVKLAPKAFCDPLRFLVEEYPGTKDVHEFLNSNLNLTANPGCFNGGTYARATRPDSQLTSQLETIWKNRPDLPAKVAWTYIGTQSGVWRVFPGAIVSRAYDPTARPWYKRAVANLGKLALSSVYLDAGGVGKVVTFSEVIYQAPSSVVNCATNSQCLTGVCRSGRCTSEHVAGVVALDVRYADFYQYVLLATTGDRKCGARYACNGKECQTKCYIINDVGRIVFDDGILNAADEDERSYLDVPFGYREGKVMTDVTYNGDLFERSVQRDFQGLCSVTPYAPRVTNDDVVFTAAQERDYVRNRGDIRRFRNQFGCVQDAVSFADVPGTLEIVNGGVLDGSARGPCGEGNYFVTSVPDTNLYLVVIDSWNDDAKNNAFNFNCHIANRVSTAGAFRVVNQTCSDDVQTHEKSDEQCPPELGYTPLCQQFNEAHVVIYSSCTLLLSLVVSYFIY; from the exons ATGAGGACGGTCTTCTTGCTCCTCGTCTCTATTGCATCTGTCTGCAAGGGCGCCGTCAATGTGCAGTATTGCCCATTTTTCGGCAATCGGGCACCGTCACCCCAGGCGAACCTCGAAAACTGTACGTGGTTCTCCGACATGTCGTGCTGCCGCAACGAAGAGATCTCGTCCATCTTTCCGACCGTTCTTCCGCCGGACAAGGCGTCCAAATCATGTCTCGACTACATACGCTTTCAAATGTGCTTCGTCTGCGATCCCCAGCAGGCAAACTACTACGCAAACGATCGACTTACACTCTGCGAAGAATACTGCAACGATATGTATAGCGCTTGCTCCGGCGCCCAGCTCGAAGGCCAAACAATCGGCGACGCTTATTCGACGGGCAAAGAGTATTGCCAAGCGCTcagcttcgacgtcgtttctcaaACGACGGGAGAATGCTTTACGTTCGATCCGGCGAACGCCGGATcgcgtcttcttccttcgaGCGTCGTTTTACTACTTCTCGCTTCTTTTCTCGGGCTCTTCGATCGACGTTACTTCGGGATTCTAATCGTTGTTCTTTCCCTACTTGTCGTGAGAGGGCGTGGTCAGGCATTAACATCGGCCGACGTCAAAACATGGGCTCAAGCGATCGGAAGTCAATTGACTGGACTCGCTCGCGACGGACTTAAAGTGGCGGACACTCAGAGAGCGTTTGATATGAATTCGTTCTTGTCGGAGAACATTTCCGGGCTAGAAATGGTCAAACGAATTGCTAGTGGATTGGAAGCGTTTTTCAATCAAAAACAGAAGGCGGTTCAAGctctcgccgacgaagcgGAAAAATTGTATCAAGACTTTGAGAGAAGCGACTACTACGTCAGCCCTGACGATTCTTCTCGAACGGTCACTCCCAATACGGGTCTTCGAACGGATTACAGTGATGCCGATTTTCCTAATTCTTTATTGCAAACATCCTATTCCga CGTTTTCAAACAGAAGGTTTCGTTCAATCGAAGTGTGATCAAACTCCCGGATGCCGTATCGAGAAGCGAcgctcgcgtcgccgccgaaatcCGATGGACGAACGGTCTCGACGATCTCTTCAAGAAGAATTACCAAAGCGACTCGTCGCTAAg gtgGCAATactttgcgacgacgcgcggcATGATTCGCGTCTATCCTTCCTACGAATGGGGACGCAATTTCGCCGGTTTCCATCGCGACTACGATCCGCGCATTCGTCCCTGGTACGTTTCGTCCACGTCCGGGCCCAAAAACGTCATGATCATTCTCGACTGTTCGTCGTCCATGGTGGGCACTCGCTGGCAAATTGCCAAGGCGGCGGCAAAAACGATTCTCAACACGCTGACACAACAGGATTACGTCAACGTCATCTGCACGCGCGATTCCTATTATTCGTATTATAGCCACTATCGCTATCGTACGTCGCGCACGCTCGGCTGTCTCAAGAGCGGTCTTcttccggcgacgacgtcggtcaAGAGAGATCTAAtggaaaaaatcgacgaaatcgaaccGGACGGACGTTCTCTGTTCGTTGACGGCTTTCGCATGGCGATGAACGTGTTTCAATTTAGTCAGCCGCCGCTGAAGGGATCGTGTCAAAACGTGGCCATCTTTTTGACGGACGGTTTGAGACAGGACGGTAATGACGTGCGTTGCGAGCCGGGATATTATACGTATTCTTATTCGAATGGACATACGACTCGTACGTATCATccaggaaaaaaatgcaatGAGGAATGGGACGAGGTGTGGGAAGAAGTGGCTGGGAGAAATCCGATCAGTGACAAG gttcaCTTTTTCGCCTATTCCGTCGTTTCTGGCGACTCGGGCAAGTCTCTTCCGAGTCGTCTCGCTTGCGAGAACTACGGTTCGTACGGCGAACTCTACTCCCCGTTCAACACGTACGAAAATCTGACGAATTATtacgattttctcgcgcaaagcacgaaagcgacgtcgatggTCTGGACGGCACCGTACGTCGACGTATTCGGTCTCGGTTTACTCGTCACGATCGCTGTACCGGTTTTCTCCTCTGATCAACG gGTTGTTGGAGTAATGGCTGTTGACGCGACTCTCGAAGGAATCGAAAATCTTCTCAATGCTCGCACTTGGGGCTCCGTCTATAGTTTCCTCATCAATaaagacggcgaaacggTCGTTCATCCTCGTCTCAAACCTTCAGCTGAA cTCATCGACGATCCCGTTTATccgaaaatcgaagaactGGAGCAAAACGACGGCAAACCGACGGCCTTTTCGACGGTCTTAACGAACATGTTGGCCGGTAAGAACGGAAGTTTCGCTGTGACGGGACcgcgtttcgtcgccaaGGGCGACTTTCAGGACGGATTCGAATACGttacgacgaagtcgacgtaTTATTACGCTCCGGTGAAGACAACTGACTACTACATGGCAATCAATATACCCGAAATAGATACGCAATATCATCAGGCGAACGAACCGAACAACGTCGATATGCTACCGACGACCTATTATtatcgaatcgacgaatatAACGGAATATtgagaaacgattttccaGACGCTTCTCGAATTCTGGGCATTCGTCAAGGCGAGGTTGGCTATGCCGATCTAACGATCTCCGTCGAGAAAAGCGTCGTTAAACTCGCTCCCAAAGCCTTTTGCGATCCccttcgatttctcgtcgaagagtaTCCGGGCACGAAAGACGTTCACgaatttttgaattcgaatttgAATCTAACGGCGAATCCCGGCTGTTTCAACGGGGGAACGTACGCGCGCGCCACGCGTCCCGACTCTCAGCTGACGTCGCAACTCGAAACGATATGGAAAAATCGTCCCGATCTACCGGCGAAAGTCGCTTGGACTTATATCGGAACGCAGAGCGGCGTGTGGCGCGTCTTTCCCGGTGCAATCGTCTCGCGAGCGTACGATCCCACCGCTCGCCCGTGGTACAaacgcgccgtcgcgaatCTCGGTAAATTGGCGCTCTCGTCGGTCTACctcgacgccggcggcgtcggAAAAGTCGTCACTTTCTCGGAGGTGATTTATCAAGCGCCGTCTTCCGTCGTCAATTGCGCGACGAATTCTCAATGTCTTACCGGCGTTTGTCGATCGGGACGGTGCACGAGCGAACACGTTGCTGGCGTCGTCGCACTCGACGTTCGCTACGCGGACTTTTATCAGTACGTTCTCctggcgacgacgggagATCGAAAGTGCGGCGCTCGTTACGCGTGCAACGGGAAGGAATGTCAGACGAAATGCTACATCATCAACGACGTCGgtcgaatcgttttcgacgacggtaTATTGAATGCGGCCGATGAAGACGAGCGCAGTTATCTCGACGTGCCGTTCGGGTATCGCGAGGGAAAAGTCATGACTGACGTGACGTATAATGGGGATCTGTTCGAGAGGTCGGTTCAGCGCGATTTTCAGGGCCTGTGCAGCGTGACGCCGTACGCTCCGCGAGTCacaaacgatgacgtcgtctttacGGCGGCACAGGAACGCGATTACGTTAGGAATCGAGGCGATATAAGAAGATTTAGGAATCAATTTGGATGCGTTCAGGATGCCGTAAGTTTTGCCGACGTTCCGGGAACGCTTGAGATTGTCAATGGCGGGGTGTTGGACGGAAGTGCGCGCGGGCCTTGCGGCGAGGGAAATTATTTCGTCACTTCTGTTCCCGATACGAATCTCTATTTGGTTGTTATTGACAGTTGGAATGACGATGCGAAGAATAATGcgttcaatttcaattgcCACATTGCTAACCG ggtGTCGACGGCGGGTGCCTTCCGCGTTGTCAATCAAACCTGTTCTGATGATGTGCAAACGCACGAGAAAAGCGATGAGCAGTGTCCCCCCGAGCTTGGATATACGCCGTTGTGTCAACAGTTTAATGAGGCTCACGTTGTCATCTATTCGAGTTGCACGCTTCTGCTGTCATTGGTTGTCTCTTATTTTATCTACTAG
- the LOC136185357 gene encoding deubiquitinase OTUD6B-like: MEEEVLRRHREETKELRARLLAVRKAAKGDKKEKKRALAEIEKLENEMKERHERELEQLKENDDSGEKTLAQPPKQSRAQRRKERKLGEAKEREDRVLAEEEEDRKTSQRHLEREKLKELLSKENMTIHDIAPDGDCLYSAISHQLSHEKMTYSAKELRSLAADEILANPDTYVPFLIDHESGHGPQDIREYCTQIKETSSWGGQVEIQALCARLNCAVRVYQAEDNQPLLFGSGSKTLHLVYHRHEYGLGEHYNSVTVQNK; the protein is encoded by the exons ATGGAAGAGgaagttcttcgtcgtcatcgagaggaaacgaaagaacTGCGAG CTCGTCTTTTGGCTGTGCGAAAAGCGGCGAAGGGCGataaaaaggagaagaagcgtGCGCTAgccgaaattgaaaaattggaGAACGAAATGAAAGAACGACACGAAAGAGAACTCGAGCAACTGAAAGAGAATGACGATTCTGGTGAAAAAACACTGGCTCAGCCGCCGAAACAGTCGAGAgcgcaaagaagaaaa GAGCGAAAATTAGGTGAGgcaaaagaacgagaagatCGCGTGCtagccgaagaagaagaggacagAAAGACGTCACAACGGCATttggaaagagagaaattgaaggagTTGCTTTCAAAAGAGAATATGACAATTCATGAC ATTGCGCCAGATGGTGATTGCCTTTATAGTGCCATAAGCCATCAGCTGAGTCATGAAAAG ATGACATACAGCGCTAAAGAGCTTCGATCTTTAGCTGCAGACGAGATACTAGCCAACCCAGATACATACGTTCCTTTTCTTATTGATCACGAAAGTGGCCACGGTCCACAAG ACATACGAGAATATTGTACGCAGATAAAGGAGACCAGTAGTTGGGGCGGTCAAGTTGAG ATTCAGGCACTATGTGCCAGACTTAATTGTGCCGTGCGCGTCTATCAAGCCGAAGACAATCAGCCACTTTTGTTTGGTTCTGGCTCAAAGACCCTTCACTTGGT ATATCATCGTCATGAATATGGATTGGGAGAACATTACAATTCCGTAACGGTCCAAAACAAGTAG
- the LOC136185358 gene encoding H/ACA ribonucleoprotein complex subunit 1-like gives MAYRGRGGSRGGFRGRGGRGGGRGGFSGYPQGPPDYVIEVGEVMHECEGDLVCTATIEKVPYFNAPIFLENKSQIGKVDEIFGPMTEYLFSVKLSEGMQAKSFGVKHKLYIDPNRLLPLMRFLPRPPGQKGPGGRGGFGGRGGMRGGRGRGGFRGGRGGGGLGGGGFRGRGGGGFRGRGRGGGFRGRGRGGY, from the exons ATGGCCTACCGGGGTCGCGGAGGCTCGCGAGGAGGATTTCGCGGTAGAGGAGGCAGAGGCGGAGGGCGCGGAGGATTCTCAGGATACCCGCAGGGACCTCCCGACTATGTCATAG AAGTGGGAGAAGTGATGCACGAGTGCGAAGGTGATTTAGTTTGTACGGCAACCATCGAAAAGGTTCCGTATTTCAACGCGCCTATATTTCTCGAAAATAAATCTCAAATtggaaaagtcgacgaaattttCGGACCAATGACGGAATAC TTATTTTCTGTTAAACTGTCTGAAGGAATGCAAGCGAAATCATTTGGAGTGAAACACAAG cTGTACATTGATCCCAATCGGCTACTCCCGCTTATGCGTTTCTTACCGAGACCCCCAGGTCAAAAGGGCCCAGGCGGCAGAGGAG GCTTTGGTGGGCGTGGTGGAATGAGGGGAGGCCGAGGACGGGGAGGATTCCGCggtggaagaggaggaggaggcctTGGAGGAGGCGGTTTTAGAggaagaggcggcggcggcttcagaggaagaggacggGGAGGTGGATTTAGGGGAAGAGGACGCGGTGGCTACTAG
- the LOC136185353 gene encoding N-acetyl-D-glucosamine kinase-like gives MTYYGGILGGATNSNIVIMSSRGETLGTSSGLGLNPHLEGVDTCVQRIGELVANAKASAGLAPTDCLRALGVTTSGGDTTKIRDDMETKLREKYPGMSDSYRIATDTYGPMATACPNGGIVLIAGTGSNCQLINPDESEYRCGGWGHLIGDEGSAFWITQKAIKIIYDADDGLEAAPHDVQFLRTKLFDFLGMTSSFDVISHLYENFNKSRMAQFCRIMAEQGSDDPLCRHIFRSAGYALGRHIQAVAPHVNASLFQQSGGLQIVCDGSVWKSWSLLKDGFLEALYPNDGLGVTVKEFSLVRLTRSPAVGAALLGAKKAGEKLEVDYSENKEVMYHHRHE, from the coding sequence ATGACTTACTACGGAGGCATCTTGGGCGGTGCGACCAACTCCAACATCGTAATAATGTCGTCGCGTGGCGAAACACTTGGAACGAGCTCGGGTCTCGGCTTGAATCCTCACTTGGAGGGCGTCGACACATGCGTGCAAAGAATCGGCGAACTCGTCGCCAACGCGAAAGCGTCGGCAGGCCTCGCACCAACCGATTGCTTGCGCGCATTAGGCGTGACaacgagcggcggcgacacgACGAAGATCCGAGACGACATGGAAACGAAACTGCGCGAGAAATATCCGGGAATGAGCGATAGCTATCGAATTGCAACCGACACGTACGGGCCCATGGCAACGGCGTGCCCAAATGGCGGCATTGTGCTCATCGCCGGGACAGGATCGAATTGCCAGTTGATCAATCCAGACGAATCCGAGTATAGATGTGGAGGCTGGGGCCATTTGATTGGCGACGAGGGATCCGCATTTTGGATAACCCAAAAAGCGATTAAAATCATttacgacgccgacgacggacTCGAAGCGGCTCCCCACGACGTCCAGTTTCTTCGAACGAAATTGTTTGACTTTTTgggtatgacgtcatccttCGACGTCATATCGCATTTGTACGAGAATTTCAACAAGTCGCGAATGGCGCAATTCTGTCGAATCATGGCGGAACAGGGCAGCGACGATCCTCTCTGCAGGCACATCTTCCGCTCGGCCGGATACGCTCTGGGACGACACATTCAAGCCGTCGCACCGCATGTCAACGCAAGTCTTTTCCAACAATCCGGCGGTTTGCAAATCGTCTGCGACGGGTCTGTGTGGAAGAGCTGGAGTCTTCTCAAGGACGGGTTTCTCGAGGCTCTTTATCCCAATGATGGCTTGGGCGTGACGGTGAAGGAATTCAGTCTCGTTCGGCTGACGAGATCGCCGGCTGTTGGTGCCGCTCTTCTGGGGGCGAAGAAGGCGGGCGAAAAGCTCGAGGTGGACTATTCGGAAAACAAAGAGGTTATGTATCACCATAGGCACGAATGA
- the LOC136185350 gene encoding Golgi apparatus protein 1-like, with protein MPSCLLAWALVGLVFAATSNEHDKRTTRKESPVKMGAPAPGPQSQSSYIGRHPSCANEAQRCQRADPRNNFQVLLCLQRDASILSLECHKTLWEFKRNMTLDVRLDQTLQASCTQEIDSLCKGVPPGKGLLVGCLLDHKRDIANSRCHSIVLRMQTIVFSDYRFIRDFEKDCMDDIKRLKCQRIESVDANSMRKNPDVELKTQGATIACLEDRLKELSKQCRSRVLKKEEAAGDDVHLDVALFEACKEELQKFCADVASQPGKMYDCLYQHKFDRALTSECKHQIRRRQKLEAADYKVDYSFSKACQEDIKHHNCLKGTQDSTDFERTAKILICLDDAYNAKGAKISQDCMARGSEVKERLFGDFDLNENLVAACTDVVAKQCQDQFANGEEGAVIECLMDLRTETDDIDADDDAQNTGKVNKECAEELDKLVERVDPASDFHIDHALRSACLATITTKCNTRGEDDSKVFSCLMEQMDDDDLPKECRKHLFHLQYFISRNFKLDHALYKACRDDALQLCHSQFATNDGEEMQGAQLPPQMTLACLYRHEVNPGDSNAPKLSKECQGEVFRTLRERAVSVKLNPAVERACMEDLVRLCPDVIAENDADYEGVEFDCLQKNFDDLPDDDCKKQMSQWTQLEAQDATIDRSLMKLCKKAVRLYCKEFVGKAEGELMSCLKRHKNDEQVAPKCKKQLEEFQEVEEKDKSFDYKLKTICGVEGSRLCSKSRSRSDVLNCFASHMRDAQTRSTMSTACRDLLKIALLEMNENIKHDSEFYSACRNDAGQFCRGIEPGEGKIIECLRQKGTEGKLSQACMNLLEEKEEVQANDPEVDYSLQKMCRSAIATLCKKVKPTNLLRCLIENKASMDDTICQRLITEREIEAGENFRLDPHLRDACLKDMPKFCRDISSEGSKMIECLKEAYDTHKSLTPSCQKAIQLRERQAMDNPRVDAALYNACKDEPVLSDCSEGGMNGDFLSCLKTFVSEKKTLKKVKVIASAACMKELSRIMNEGVVDVHNDPLLFQQCAMDLHKFCRDLPFGSGKKMMCLLDVYSKGKLLPECAAELKSRVEMWDSAVELKGPQTLQDVIKTVAHSESRNSVVSFLMCVVVVLVVVGYFCGQKCRRRRKQRGKKQ; from the exons ATGCCGTCGTGCTTACTCGCGTGGGCTCTCGTCGGGCTCGTTTTTGCAGCGACTTCTAATGAACACGACAAGCGAACGACAAGAAAGGAATCGCCTGTCAAAATGGGCGCACCCGCACCGGGGCCTCAGTCTCAATCATCTTACATCGGTAGGCATCCATCGTGCGCGAACGAAGCACAGAGATGCCAGCGAGCCGATCCGCGAAACAACTTTCAAGTTCTTCTCTGTCTCCAGCGCGACGCATCT ATTCTCAGTCTTGAATGTCACAAG ACTCTATGGGAATTCAAACGCAACATGACTCTAGATGTTCGTCTCGATCAGACTCTTCAAGCATCCTGCACGCAAGAA attGATTCATTGTGCAAGGGTGTTCCTCCCGGCAAAGGGCTTCTGGTCGGCTGTCTTCTCGATCACAAGCGCGACATAGCAAATTCACGTTGCCACTCGATTGTCTTGCGCATGCagacgatcgtcttctcggACTATCGTTTCATTCGCGACTTTGAAAAGGATTGCATGGACGACATAAAGAGACTCAAATGCCAGAGAATTgaaagcgtcgacgcgaattcgATGAGAAAAAATCCGGACGTCGAATTAAAAACGCAAGGAGCGACAATCGCTTGCCTCGAAGATCGACTCAAGGAACTGAGTAAACAATGTAGGAGTCGCGTgctaaagaaagaggaggcgGCAGGAGACGACGTTCACTTGGACGTGGCGCTCTTCGAAGCATGCAAGGAAGAGCTGCAAAAATTTTGCGCCGACGTGGCGAGTCAGCCGGGAAAGATGTACGATTGTCTTTATCAGCATAAGTTTGATAGAGCTTTGACGTCTGAG TGTAAGCATCAGATTCGAAGGAGACAGAAATTGGAAGCTGCCGATTACaag GTGGATTACTCGTTTTCCAAGGCATGTCAAGAGGATATAAAGCATCACAACTGTCTCAAAGGAACTCAAGACAGCACAGATTTTGAAAGAACAGCTAAGATATTGATCTGCTTAGACGACGCCTACAATGCAAAGg GGGCTAAAATTTCACAGGATTGCATGGCACGCGGATCGGAAGTGAAGGAACGACTTTTTGGCGATTTCGATTTGAACGAAAATTTGGTGGCGGCATGCACCGACGTCGTAGCGAAACAATGCCAGGATCAATTTGCCAACGGGGAAGAAGGCGCCGTGATCGAGTGTCTCATGGATCTTCGTACGGAGACCGATGACATCGACGCCGATGACGATGCACAAAATACGGGAAAAGTAAACAAAGAGTGTGCAGAAGAA CTTGATAAgctcgtcgaacgagtcGATCCAGCAAGCGATTTTCACATCGATCACGCTCTGCGAAGTGCCTGTCTCGCTACCATAACAACGAAATGTAACACGAGGGGAGAAGATGACTCCAA agTCTTTTCCTGTCTGATGGAACAAatggatgacgacgatttgccgAAAGAATGTCGCAAACATCTCTTTCATCTACAGTACTTCATATCGCGAAATTTCAA ACTTGATCATGCTCTCTACAAGGCttgtcgcgacgacgcgctgcAGCTGTGTCATTCCCAATTTGCAACAAACGACGGAGAGGAAATGCAAGGCGCCCAGCTTCCGCCTCAAATGACACTCGCCTGTCTTTACAGACACGAAGTGAATCCTGGCGATTCTAACGCTccaaag TTGTCGAAGGAATGCCAAGGGGAGGTGTTTCGTACTTTGCGCGAGCGCGCTGTTAGTGTCAAATTGAATCCGGCTGTCGAGAGAGCTTGTATGGAAGATTTGGTTAGATTGTGTCCTGATGTGATAGCGGAAAATGATGCCGATTACGAAGGGGTG GAATTTGACTGCttgcaaaagaattttgATGATTTACCAGACGACGATTGCAAAAAGCAAATGTCACAGTGGACTCAGCTTGAGGCCCaa GATGCAACAATTGATCGCTCACTAATGAAATTGTGCAAGAAAGCAGTCCGACTTTATTGCAAG GAGTTTGTCGGAAAGGCAGAAGGAGAATTAATGAGTTGCCTAAAGCGgcacaaaaacgacgaacaaGTCGCTCCCAAGTGCAAGAAACAATTGGAAGAGTTTCAGGAG gtcgaagaaaaagacaaaagctTTGACTATAAACTCAAAACGATTTGCGGAGTCGAGGGCTCGAGATTGTGTTCTAAATCGCGATCAAG GAGTGACGTGTTGAATTGTTTCGCGTCGCACATGAGAGACGCGCAAACGAGAAGTACGATGTCTACAGCGTGTAGAGATCTTCTGAAGATCGCTCTGCTTGAAATG aatGAAAATATCAAGCACGATTCCGAGTTTTATTCCGCGTGTAGGAACGATGCGGGGCAGTTCTGCCGCGGCATCGAACCCGGCGAGGGAaaa ATAATTGAATGCTTGAGGCAGAAGGGAACAGAAGGAAAACTTTCGCAAGCATGCATGAATCTGCTTGAGGAGAAAGAGG AAGTCCAGGCTAATGATCCGGAAGTCGATTACTCTTTACAAAAAATGTGTCGCTCAGCTATAGCG ACTCTTTGCAAAAAAGTCAAGCCAACGAACCTCCTGAGATGCTTGATTGAAAACAAGGCATCAATGGACGATACCAT TTGTCAGAGATTAATcacagagagagaaatagaAGCAGGAGAAA ACTTTCGACTGGATCCTCACCTCCGAGACGCCTGTCTCAAAGACATGCCGAAATTTTGTCGCGACATTTCATCGGAGGGCTCGAAAATGATAGAATGCCTCAAGGAAGCATATGACACGCAC AAATCGTTGACCCCAAGCTGTCAAAAAGCCATTCAGCTGCGAGAACGTCAGGCGATGGACAAtcctcgcgtcgacgccgctctTTATAACGCGTGTAAAGACGAGCCA GTGCTGAGCGACTGTTCGGAGGGCGGAATGAACGGCGACTTTTTGTCCTGTCTCAAGACATTCGTCtcggagaaaaagacgttgaagAAAGTGAAAGTGATAGCGAGTGCGGCGTGCATGAAGGAGCTGAGTCGAATTATGAATgaaggcgtcgtcgacgtgcacAACGATCCGCTTCTCTTTCAGCAATGCGCTATGGACCTGCACAAATTTTGCCGCGATCTTCCTTTTGGAAGCGGAAAAA AAATGATGTGCCTCCTTGATGTCTATTCGAAAGGAAAACTTCTTCCTGAGTGCGCTGCCGAATTGAAGTCGCGAGTCGAAATGTGGGATAGCGCTGTCGag CTCAAGGGTCCCCAAACCCTTCAAGATGTCATCAAGACTGTCGCTCATTCGGAGTCGAGGAACAGCGTTGTGAGTTTCCTAAtgtgcgtcgtcgtcgtgctcgtcgtcgtgggCTACTTCTGTGGCCAGAAATGTCGCAGgcgaagaaaacaaagaggaaagaaacaataa
- the LOC136185356 gene encoding uncharacterized protein, whose protein sequence is MILCLGFVCLYAFFAYATFQCWKNRYAAGRVAADVETHPRIFLKALDRTFDIVNFSNALVATVLSSIVLFADPTGETTRPDIVRLADTTIELICAYLLVELPILIYSRRNLTRSASTVGDDFKSSYDGMIVFHAIALVGTSTARCANAPVRRIALWAIWSELASVFLGIESFFEYNCFHLSHTNAYACVALLATVAFVFQRVVVFFYLSFFAWSRFVWTIAFGIQFACLLIGTGLNVAFALERCYWMASWIRANYFTSHSSIWANRHESVYPNKTH, encoded by the coding sequence ATGATTCTTTGTTTGGGTTTCGTGTGCCTTTACGCCTTCTTCGCCTATGCAACGTTTCAGTGCTGGAAGAACCGATATGCAGCGggacgcgtcgccgccgacgtcgaaacgcacCCGCGCATCTTTCTAAAAGCGCTAGATCGCACGTTCGACATCGTCAACTTCTCCaacgcgctcgtcgcgacCGTCCTCAGCtccatcgttctcttcgCCGATCCAACAGGCGAAACGACTCGACCTGACAtcgttcgtctcgccgaCACGACCATCGAACTAATATGCGCTTACCTTCTCGTCGAACTCCCTATCCTTATCTACAGTCGGCGCAATCTCACGCGATCGGCGAGcaccgtcggcgacgatttcaaatCGTCCTACGACGGCATGATCGTTTTCCACGCGATCGCGCTCGTCGGCACGAGCACGGCGCGCTGCGCGAACGCGCCCGTGCGCCGAATCGCGCTCTGGGCCATCTGGTCGGAGCTCGCTTCCGTTTTTCTCGGCatcgagtcgtttttcgaATACAATTGCTTTCACTTGTCGCACACGAACGCGTACGCGTGCGTCGCACTTCTCGCCAccgtcgccttcgtttttcaacgcgtcgtcgtttttttctatttgtcgtttttcgcgtgGAGTCGATTCGTTTGGACGATCGCGTTCGGAATTCAATTCGCTTGTCTGTTAATTGGCACCGGATTgaacgtcgctttcgcgctCGAACGCTGCTATTGGATGGCGTCGTGGATTCGCGCCAATTATTTCACGTCccattcgtcgatttgggcCAATAGACATGAGAGCGTTTATCCGAATAAAAcccattaa